Part of the Benincasa hispida cultivar B227 chromosome 12, ASM972705v1, whole genome shotgun sequence genome is shown below.
CACAACCTACAGCTATGTTGCACTAGCTGTACATTCTTTGCTTGCTGAATAGTTGGTATACTTAGGAAGATCACTTCCTCTAACCACTCTGTTATAATTTACTTTGAATGACTGTGAGCCGTAAGGTCGATTTAGCAAACTGATTGGCACTCTGAGAGTCTGTTTCcggtttcttcttccccttaTCAAAATGCTGAAGGTTTTCTCACCATCAACATTTTCTCTACTGCTTTCCACATTTCCATTTAAAATGGATTTTTGTATGCGTTCAATGGTTGAACTTTCAACCATACATGGATTTGAATGACACTTTTGTTCCACGTTCTCTAAACCAATCCCAGCACCTCCATTTTCACTAACCATACGCTCAGATGCCAGAGAATTATTTTCCGTTTTAGCTTCTCCTAGGCTGTCAATATCTGCTGGCAGAACTTTCAAAGAATCATCACAGTTGACATTCAAATCTTTCATGAAATCATTAACAGGATCGACaggtgatgggacagaaaactcTGGTGGATGGCTACCAGGCCAAACTGTGCCTGGAACACATTCCGATGGGTTAGTGTTCACACTGCACTGCCAAGTAAAAGGATTGGGATGAAAAGCACTGGTGGTTACAGGAAATGTACTGGTTGGTACTGGTTGGGAATAACCAGGTACAGATAAAGGCTGAGTGTAAGTTGGTATTGCCTGTGGTTGGGAATAAGGAGGGTATATGAAGGGCATGGACTGCATCATACCAGGGGTTGGTGGAGGGGATGGGTATGGTTGGTGAGGAGATGAGCATAATGGATTAATTGTTGGCAATACTGAAGCAGGCCCTGGGTGAATATTCATGTTTACTGGCCAAGGTGCAATAGGTGGAATAGCACGAGGACCAGCAGGAATTGTTATATTCATGGCTACAGGTGCAGCACGTATGATAACTGGCGATGGGTTAAATGGAGCTGCAGAAGCAGATAATTTCTTATTATTGAGTCCTCGAGTCTCACCAGAACTTAGAACTGACGACTTGTCCTTTGAATCCTCAACTTGTTCATGGGAGTCAAAATTGTCGGATTCAGGGCCGTGTGATAGATCCTCCACAGCGGGTCCACTTTCAGAAGAGCCAACAGGATAGGACATGCTCTCATTAGGTACATTGTCCTCCACAACTTCAGTCACATCATTAACACAAGATTGTAGTCCTTCCACGGGCTCAGATACCATTTGAGAAGGGTTATTTTCCACAGTATGTCCCGCCTGAGTTTCATCATTCTTCTCCTCAACTTGTTCTTCCTCTTTCAAGAAACCTGAAGATTCCACAATAGAACCATCAGAGATTTCCttaatttcatttgatttttcttcATGTATCTCAACTCTAAGTTCCTCAGCACCAGTTGTATCACTCTGAGGAACCTTGACCTGCAACATGGCAATAGTACCTGGTGGGGCCACAGCCACTTCCTTGTATGAAGGTGATTTTCCAAGGCTGACTATTGTATTCTTCAATGAACTAGCATCAATTGGAGTCGAGGTTCTACCAGGTTCTACTGAAGAACCGACCTTGTCAGCAGTTTCAGTGGCAGGCACCACTGCTGCAGCAGTTTCTGTAGATGAGGGAATTGACTTAACCCTGTAAGTCAAAGTTTTGACTAATCTCTTCCCAAATTTGGAACCTTGATAGGAATTCATAGAATGATGATCTGTATAACTACCATGGGATATTGTTCTTTTCTTTAACACATATAATCGACTGTTCGGATTATTATTCTTCAATTTGTGAGATTCACTGTCAACATCTATATTCATCTTCTGATAACTAAAGACCTTGCCAAAAGTGGCTCGACGTTGCTTCAGCCGCCGCCCATATGACCCAGCTGATCTTGGTCTTTGAACTGGTTGCCATCCCTCTTCTCCTTCAGGGTGGAGTTCAGATATGACATCAACTACTATTTTTGGCCTTTCCTCAGCAGCTTCCTCAGTAACAGGTTGTTGGGCTTCGACTGGTGTGGTAGTCTCCTCATCTGTACTCGGACCATCTCCTGGTCCAAGTACAAGTGTCTCTTCATCAGAAACCTCTTTTGAGTTCTCTTGAGGAGATTCATCACCATGTGCCAAGCTTGCACTATGGTCAGATCTTCCCTTTAACTGCAAGGAACAATGAGATGAATAGCCAAACTACGTATAGAAGAAATTGACAGTAAGGTTTTTGTTTGCTGTTTAGTCGAAGTAATAAATGACCTATTTTTGTTCattaattaactattttcttttcttttcttataacTGGGGTCAAAGCTTTGCTTCCCTATACACAAGGGCGCCCATGCCCGCCCCAAGGCTTGGACTCAGGAGACATCAAGGGTTTTTAGTATTAAGTTCACTCAAAAGTTCAAACTTGAGACCTCAAAGTCGATATGACCGAGAGACCTCACGCCCTAGCCAACGAGGCCACAACTTGGGAGCATCTATTCagtattaattataacatgaaatacaactattacaattatttaatttttgttcaaaGGAAAAATATGGTGTTCAAAATAAAACGAAAAAATCAGGCTTCATCTAAAGAAACATTTTATAATAGCTATCCTACTTATCTTTTGGCATTGAGGTAAGCATCGTCAAAgacaataaattgttattgccCTGATCTTATCATAAAATTCCATGTCCAACAAAACCAGGGGCAGACAAGCTAACTAAAATTTTAAGCAAATAAAGTTTCTAACCAAGGATCATCCATTAACTAATCGAACAACTATGACTAACATTGCATAAGTAAACTACCTTCACAAAATAGTTTTTCCTCTTTGTTGCTGCATCCCTCCCTTTGGCATCATGACTGGGATTTATGTAGTCAAGCAAATCGGATACACTGCCAAGTTCCAAAGAAGAAACTATAACTTTTGAGTACAACATCTTGGGTTAGGAAGAAGTTGAAAACACTGCTAAATAAGTTAACGATATGACAACTTAACTTTTTCCACATCTATTTTGTACGTGTGTTGCGACTCTTGCCATAAAATAGGCAAAAGATCTTAGAAAAATTActgtttaaataaaatacatcCCATAATTGACAAGCACAAGCACACAAAAAATAACTTGTTCCAATCTCAGTTATCCAAAATACATCTGTATGCATCATCCACATAGGTATGcggaaagggaaaaaaaaagaaagaaaaaaagcatAGTAGTAAACCTGTAAAATAAACCAATATTGAGCAGAGTTGCATTACATTCACTATTTGTCAAAATAACCTGCAGGTCAAAAATCAGAAAATGGCGTTTACCTTAAGTGGCCTTTACTAGCTATTGATGCATCAGGCTTCCGAGTACCATTCCTTGCAGCTTCCTGTTGTTCAAAAGCTTTGGACTCAAAGTATTCTAGCCAAGCAGCAGCATCCTGCAGGATTAAATCTGACATGAGCTGGTAggaaattgttgaagaataaaattttttaagaGAGCGAAAAGGAATTATTTGACACCCAATAGGGGCCAGCTTCCTTCTTTGTCATAGTTAACAAGGTTGAAACTTCCAGGAAAAAACTTCGAATTGGGATAATTTTACACGATTATGAATACAAACTGTTATCAATAAAAAGAAAGCAACGAGGTTAAAGTCTTCTAGATGAGTCTAGATGTCTTGAATTACTTGAGTGCGTAGATCGTCCGGGCCCAGCTTTGCTCGCAGAATTTGCAAGGTTGTCTGCTCATGTTGAACACTTAAAGGGTATGCTTCCATTAGTGAGAGTGCAATGGCTATAGCATGGTAGCTTGCTGCTGTCTGAAGAAATTAGGAAAACTAAATCAGATCTCGATATACctcatgtaatatttttttatttattattgtttatcattatttttgttAACAAGAGACAAGacctattattaataaaatgaaaagagactaatgctcaaagaaTACAAAATTCTAGGAATGAACAAGAAAGGGATAAATGGAAGTAGTAAATAATGGAACAAGATTATAACAAAAAGATTTCGAAATTTACTTTCTTTAACAAGCCAATAATTCAtctcccaaattttttttattgttcatGCAAATATTTCAAGGTAACAACTAAGTCTAAAATCAGACAGCAAAGTGAAAAGAAAGTGAAACTCTAGAATAAAAATGCATAAGTTCATTCTGCTGAATTCAATAAAGTCTAAACTAGCACattgcaatttttcttttttcttttttttccccctcttttcttctttttcttttggacATCCATGAAAATCAGATCATTACACATATCTTGATTAATATTATAGAAAAACTGACTGTACACCATTTAGTTGTCATGCAGGATTTGAATATCCTTGTATGTGGTTGTCAACCTGCCTACCACTATAGGTCAATCTATGGTAGTTGAACTGATTTATTGTAGAATGAAATGATAGaggtttgaaaatttaagaaatgtACAAGTATGGGTTAGGGGAAAAAGAATGGGAAATGATGATCAAAGAATAGAGCTACGGAGCCACAACATTAAAGCTCATACCACTGTGCCAAAAAATTCCCACGGACTTGAGTTATGTCCTTTAGTCATGGCCCATTACAGTTAGGGCAGAAAATCCTACTAAATTATTGTTCAGATATTAAagaaatttatttctttctataaAAGAGGGAAAATTAAGATAAGTAAGGTCAAAGCAAAACCTGAATATGATCCGGACCAAGTAATCTTTGGTTACACTTGAGAGCTTTGTGGAGATATCTGAGGGCAACATGCACATTTCCAAGCCCTTCCTCCATCATAGCCACATTGATGTATGTTGCAGCAGTGTTTGGATGAGAGGGGCCACAAGTGAGATGTAAAAGATAGAGAGCACGTTTTACATacctaaattttttaaacaacaaacacatttttattgatacGTCAAAAACCTATAGGACAATCAATGAGGTaaagcaaaataaataaaattcaatggTGACTaccaaattaatatatttaatatttggtaGGAAATTTGACTGGATACATAATGTAAATCACAAATATGGAAATTCATCAAGAACAGTTCTCCAAATTATTAACTCAGTCAGTCACTCTATAGCATGCGGTTGTATGAATATATTGGatcataaaattattttaaaaaaaaaaaaaattaattaaaaaataaataaaaatatcatatttacAGTTTCTATTACCCTAGACCCATTTTATACAATGTGTAAGTTAGCGACTCTATAGCAGTGAGGACAACATACTTAAGAGCTAACTCTGTATGCTGAAGTCTGTAATAAAAAACAGCTAAATCCCCATAACTCTTCATTGTATCTGGATGATCAAGTCCCAATTCTCTCTCATTTATATCCAGGGCTTTTTGCTGGTAAATAGTAGCCTATAATGAAAAACCAAAGAATTAGCTTTCACCTCAATACCTTcccaaatatatatacaaatagatAAATAAGATAGAACAAAGAGAAGATGCCGTACATGGTCCAATAAAATGCACAACAATACTTCAGAATGAATTGACTACCTGATTAAAATCACCAGTGTGATATAAAACTACAGCAAGGAGGCTGTAAGCTCCAGCTGTCATGCGATGATAGGGACCACAAACTGCAACGAGTTTTGCGAGAGCCTGAGGAAGGAAAGGAAGAACCAAGCaagaaattcaattaattcatgCATTTAAACACATTCACAACTCATGATGTAAAGACCTCTTGAAAGTACTTGATTTCGAGAACTGCCCATGTTATAAACCCTCCTAAACAAAAAAACACCAAGGAAAAATAAAGCCACGATTGAGAATAGCATACCTTTGTACCGTAGGTTACAGCATCCTCAAGTTTTCCTTTATCTAAAGCTGTTTTTGAAGACTCTAAAAGTTGCCTTCCATCTGCAGATGAACATGCTGCTTGCTGAAAGAAATTCGCATggcattcaaattcaaattcaactcAATCATTCTTATTTTCAAGACgctattaaaaaaatgtatccTACAGCTAGGTATCCATTCAATCACCTTATGCACTGGGACCAAGCTTACAACATCCGATTTTTGGAACGGAAATGGAGAATCCATATCAAAATCTCGTGGAACCAGCTCAATACCCACCtaaaatttatattagaaaaagaATGTCAGAAAATGGAGgtaaattatcatattataacCTGCACATGCTTTTTTGAAACTCACAGGCCCCCCAAGAACATTCAAAGTCAAGGCCTCCCCTTCCATAAGAAGGTGAGGCCTCACCTTACCCTACAGGTGTTGTGAACAAAGAGTTCTATAACTATGCACGGTCTCTTAtcctcaaaagttggaacacttTCTTGTAAACTTATCTTTCTGTATTTcttgcatttttctttttcttttttttctttttttgggatTCCTTTGTATGTGGACTGATTTTTCTGCACTGCCCGCATATGTTCTTTCATTAGCAGAAATGATCTTAATACATGAGAGAGCTAGGACTGCAGAATGGATCCCCATGAATAAGATTTTGAAACTGAAATGCAGTCCTTAATACCTTGTGACACATGCCACGCAAAATTgcaaattttcttaattctctGTAGTTGAAACTGCTTATGTCCCATTCATATCGCTTCATTAAGAACAGCTCCAGCCATCTCCAGACAAGGGAGTGGACATTGCAAGGCTTCAGTGGTTCTCCACTTTCAGGAACCCCAAGGAGCAAGTTTAATGTGGCGGCGACAGAAACATCCATTTTATCAATGTCAACAGCAGCAATGACAGCCCGAAGAATATGCTTAAAAGCCCGTACTATCATCTCATGTATGCAAAGTGATTGCACATGCGAGAGCTTCTCTGAAAGCTTGACCTAATAAGGTAACAAAACCCAAATATAATATCAACCAATGAAGGAAATTCACATTTTTTCAAACAGAAGTATTCTCTTGGccatcaaaaaaataaattaattaattaatgaaaatgaaaaagaagtattctctttaatatatatatatataatgattaGGTGCAGTACTCATGCTCCCCTCCCTTTACacatggaagaaaaaaaatctactttttaaaaaataaaaagctgACAAATGGCAGTTTTTTATTTGACAGCTGCCTGAGCTGCACTAGCTGCAGCCAGGCAGCACCTAATTATttccatatatattttttccatataTAAAAGGTCATATTCTATACTCCAACATATAAAGTTAAGGGTTtttttacttgaaaaaaaaaagtcaagtgTTTTTTGCCTGATTAGTCAGGTCAAATCAGAATATAAAGAGACATTTGAGTTGAAAGAGTGAGATGATTCTGCAGAAACCCACGACTGCTTGTCCTTCTCACTCACACTCGTCCACGCGTTAGCCACGTCTGCTGCTGTCATATCTCCAGCCAGCTCTCACCGCCACTCCAGTCCGCGGCTTTTCAAAACTTGGCTTATTGTGCAGTATATATCTGGACTATCCAAACAGGCAACAGCTGGTGTAGTGAACAAGTTGAGGAGAGCAGAAGCAGAGCAGAGCAGAAATTGAGcaggaaggaggaagaagaagcaaTACGGAGATCAGAAGCTTTGGAGAATAATGGAATTGATACTTTGAGGAAAGTTTCAAGATAGAAGTATATAAAGAAAAGGGAGCAGAAGAAACTGGAAGAAATCAGAGATGATATAGAAGATGAGCAATATCTTTTTGAAGGTGTGAAGCTTACTGAAGCAGAATATCAGGAGCTAAGGTATAAGAAGGAAATATATGAGCTTGTGAAGAAGCAGATAGATGAGGCTAATGACATCAATGAGCATAGGATGCCTGAAGCTTATGATCAGGACAGGGGGTTTAATAAGGATAAGAGGTTTGCAGTGTCATTGCAACGTTATAGGGATTCTGGTGCTGCCGTTACAATGAACCTATTTGCAGAACAAGAGGCATGGGAGGAACACCAAATAGGGAAAGCAACAATGAAATTCGGttcgaaaaacaaaaaacaagcaTCAGATGACTCTCAGTTTGTATTTGAGGATCAGATTGAGTTTACTGAGGAATCAATTGTGGAAGATGATGACTGACGAGTTTGTTGATGAACGTCAGACTGAATCACCTGAGAAGTCCAAGGCTAAGCAGCTCTGGACAAGCTGCACGAGGAGAGAAAAGCATTGCCAATCTATCCATATCGTGATCAATTACTTCAAGCTGTCAACAATTATCAGGTCAGTTCTTGTAATTCTTGGTGAAACTGGTTCTGGAAAGACCATGCAAAAACCTCAATATCTTCATGAAGCTGGGTATACAAAGAGAGGAAAAGTTGGATGCACACAACCACGTCGAGTTCCTGCGATGAGCATTGCTGCTCGAGTATCTCAAGAACTGGGTGTCAAGCTTGGGTACGAGGTTGTTTATTCAATACGTTTTGAGGATTGTACATCAGATAAGACTGTTTCAAAGTACATGACGGATGGGATGTTGTTACAGGAATTCCTTGGTGAACCTAACCATGCAAGCTACAGTGCTTAATGGTGGATGAGGCTCATGAAAGAACATTATCAACTGATGTTCTGTTTGGGTTAGTGAAGGAAATTGCTAGGTTTTGACCTGATTTGAAGTTGCTAATTTCAAATGCAACACTTGATGCCAAGAAGTTCAGCGATTATTTTGATTCAGCTCCAATATTTAAAATTCCTAGTAGACGTCATCCTGTAGAAATTAACTTCACAAAAGTTCCAGAAGCAGACTATTTAGATGCATCAATTGTGACTGCACTTTAGATCACAAAGCCTCCACAGGGGATATATTGGTGTTTCTCACTGGCCAAGAAGATATTCAAGCAGCTGAAGAAATGATGAATCATAGAACTCGAGATCTAGGCACCAAAATTGCAGAACTCGTTATCTGCCCCATATATGCTAACTTACCAACAGAGCTACAGAGTAAGATATTTGAACCCACACCCATAGGAGCAAGGAAACTTGTCCTAGCAACTAATATAGCAGAGACATCCTTGACGATTGAAGGGATAAAATATGTCTTTGATCCtggtttttcaaaaataaaattctataaCCCAAGGACTGGGATGGAGGCGTTGCAAGTGAGTCACATCTCTAAAGCATCAACAAATCAGAGAGCAGGTAGTTTTGGACGAACAGGCCCTGGAATGTGCTTTCGTCTGTATACTGCGTATAGTTATAATAATGAGATGGAAAACAATATTGTACCAAAAATACAAAGAACAAACCTTGCTAATGTCGTGCTTACACTTAAAGAGTCTTGGTTCTCATGACttggtaaattttgattttatggaCCAACCTCCATCCAAAGCATTGCTAAAAGCTTTGGAAGTGCTTTATGCACTTGGTGCTCTAAATAAACTTGGTGATTTGACTAAGTTGGGCAGGTGAATGGCAGAGTTTCCTCTTGATCACATGCTTTCTAAGATGATGGTTGCTTCTGAAAAATTCAAGTGTTCAGATGAAATTATTTCTATTGCAGCTATGCTTTCTATTGAAAATTCGATCTTGTATCGTCTGAAGGATAAACAGTTCATGCCGATAATGCCTGGATGAATTTTCACACTTGGAATGTGGGGGGTCACATTGCACTATTGTAGATCTACAACTCTTGGAGGGAAACAAATTACGCTATGCATTGGTGCTATGAGAATTACATCCAGGTTAGAAGTACGAAATGTGCTAGAGATATCAGAGATCAACTTGAAGGGCTTTCAGAAATGGTTGAAATcaaattaacttcaaatttgAATGACTTGGATGCAATAAAGAAGACCATAATATCTATTTTTCCCTCTCTGCAAAGTTACAAAAGAATGGCTCTTATCGGACAATTAAGCATCCACAGACGATTCATATTCACCCAAGCTCAGGGTTGGCTCAGGTTCTTCCAAGATGGGTTGTATACCATGAATTGGTATGTACCTCAAAAGAATATATGAGACAGGTAATGGGGTTGAAGCCTGAATGGTTGGTTGAAATTGCTCCACATTCCTATCAGCTCGAGGATCTTGAAGATTTGAGTTCAAAGAAGATGCTTCATGGACAAGGTCGTGCAAGTGCTACTGGAGAAGAGTTATAAAGGACTTGTCTTTTTCTGTAACTTAACATTGAATTCAGCTGGTGAACTAAAATTGGCCCGTTGTTGATTGGCATCAACTCGTTTGTTAGAAACTCATTAACTGAGCTTGAGCCTAACTAAGACCAAATTGGGAATGTGGACTTGGTCTTTCTATCTAGTTCAAAAATGTATTAGGTTGTAGTTATATACTAATTCTATGCAAAACTGTAGAAAATAAAGAGAGAGGTCAAGATACTCATGGTTATGTGAAATAATGTTAAtgttaaatatttatttgaattggaaaaaaaacaaGTTGAAAGAATGACATAAGAGTCTGGCAACCGATgcaaatagaaagaataataatgGAGATGCTGCACCATTACTTTGCAGCtagaaaaagttgtttttaaaaCCCTATACATTCATGCCCAGCTTCAACAGGAGGGACCATAATAAATTGCTCTAAATCATGAAAGAAAGATTCTGAAAGGGGGAGCTTGTTTGAAGATGGGCAAGACAAGATGTAAGAGCAAAACAACCCACAGCATGTTCAATTTGTACCTTTCAGCTCGTTGATATAAATACAACA
Proteins encoded:
- the LOC120093017 gene encoding protein TSS; protein product: MAPRNNHGKPKGDKKKKKEEKVLPVVMDISVLLPDETHVVLKGISTDKIIDVRRLLSVKTETCNITNFSLAHEVRGPRLKDSVDVSALKPCTLTLVEEDYDEELAAAHVRRLLDVVACTTCFGTLQSGKDQNGGKFDGNGRNSSGSLDKNAKKSPNSAGSAGSGKFDGSAAKQDESEAEISHSCPKLGTFYDFFSLSHLTPPLQFIRRVTKQQVDGILPDDHLFSLEAKLCNGKVVRVESCRKGFFCVGKHRILSHNLVDLLRQLSRAFDNAYSDLIKAFTERNKFGNLPYGFRANTWLVPPVSAQSLSVFPPLPVEDETWGGNGGGLGRDGKSDLIPWASEFLFLASMPCKTAEERQIRDRRAFLLHSLFVDVAIFRAIKAIKLVIGMSKVDHLVSDGEVLFTERVGDLKVTVTKDLPDASCKVDTKIDGIQAIGMDQRNLVEKNLLKGITADENTAAHDTAALGVINVRYCGYISIVKIEEKENEKVSSQYQSIELLEQPEGGANALNINSLRLLLHQTTPSEHNKSLTHLQSMDQEELGAAQAFIEKLLKESLAKLEKEEIRSNHFVRWELGACWIQHLQDQKTTEKDKKPSSEKAKNEMKVEGLGTPLKSLKNKKKQDMKTLKMQSGNDSSSDGMTGEVNDATSCEAENEKKSKENEIALRRKLSEEAFDRLKNLDTGLHCKSMQELVDLSQNYYVEVALPKLVSDFGSLELSPVDGRTLTDFMHTRGLQMRSLGQIVKLSEKLSHVQSLCIHEMIVRAFKHILRAVIAAVDIDKMDVSVAATLNLLLGVPESGEPLKPCNVHSLVWRWLELFLMKRYEWDISSFNYRELRKFAILRGMCHKVGIELVPRDFDMDSPFPFQKSDVVSLVPVHKQAACSSADGRQLLESSKTALDKGKLEDAVTYGTKALAKLVAVCGPYHRMTAGAYSLLAVVLYHTGDFNQATIYQQKALDINERELGLDHPDTMKSYGDLAVFYYRLQHTELALKYVKRALYLLHLTCGPSHPNTAATYINVAMMEEGLGNVHVALRYLHKALKCNQRLLGPDHIQTAASYHAIAIALSLMEAYPLSVQHEQTTLQILRAKLGPDDLRTQDAAAWLEYFESKAFEQQEAARNGTRKPDASIASKGHLSVSDLLDYINPSHDAKGRDAATKRKNYFVKLKGRSDHSASLAHGDESPQENSKEVSDEETLVLGPGDGPSTDEETTTPVEAQQPVTEEAAEERPKIVVDVISELHPEGEEGWQPVQRPRSAGSYGRRLKQRRATFGKVFSYQKMNIDVDSESHKLKNNNPNSRLYVLKKRTISHGSYTDHHSMNSYQGSKFGKRLVKTLTYRVKSIPSSTETAAAVVPATETADKVGSSVEPGRTSTPIDASSLKNTIVSLGKSPSYKEVAVAPPGTIAMLQVKVPQSDTTGAEELRVEIHEEKSNEIKEISDGSIVESSGFLKEEEQVEEKNDETQAGHTVENNPSQMVSEPVEGLQSCVNDVTEVVEDNVPNESMSYPVGSSESGPAVEDLSHGPESDNFDSHEQVEDSKDKSSVLSSGETRGLNNKKLSASAAPFNPSPVIIRAAPVAMNITIPAGPRAIPPIAPWPVNMNIHPGPASVLPTINPLCSSPHQPYPSPPPTPGMMQSMPFIYPPYSQPQAIPTYTQPLSVPGYSQPVPTSTFPVTTSAFHPNPFTWQCSVNTNPSECVPGTVWPGSHPPEFSVPSPVDPVNDFMKDLNVNCDDSLKVLPADIDSLGEAKTENNSLASERMVSENGGAGIGLENVEQKCHSNPCMVESSTIERIQKSILNGNVESSRENVDGEKTFSILIRGRRNRKQTLRVPISLLNRPYGSQSFKVNYNRVVRGSDLPKYTNYSASKECTASAT